The Diorhabda sublineata isolate icDioSubl1.1 chromosome 6, icDioSubl1.1, whole genome shotgun sequence genome includes a window with the following:
- the LOC130445140 gene encoding uncharacterized protein LOC130445140 — protein sequence MPSKKSKSGTEVSKMSMARLVQDENIEPIHEAKIRTINIHVESYQNIKPFFPIADIQTKIKYGEDVVGVTSAVPITDDDFILVDENFSFIVDINNTKELDALISSPATFFVDQIQGAMDKSLYPQMQLNTQLHLIPPIKSFDSIVSMYEAMNNKKLEISENKKGKNKGSAKGAEKPKTEKLVRKESKKLIKTSLSKTSSSLETNTESVEVETTYEPTAFGMCCLDFLPLFYGNKQFTQALLIKPLDHYFDDRMLSFKAHPKVLVTVSIDEDLELRDPTFLNFTLETLFNTPLVMSEDMDYWACVMLPMHTGHSAF from the exons ATGCCTTccaaaaaaagtaaaagtgGAACAGAAGTTTCCAAAatg TCCATGGCTAGACTGGTCCAAGACGAAAATATCGAACCTATACATGAAGCTAAAATAAGAACAATTAATATTCATGTAGAAAGCTACCAAAATATA AAGCCATTTTTTCCAATAGCCGATATACagacaaaaattaaatatggaGAAGATGTTGTAGGTGTTACATCTGCGGTACCCATAACGGATGATGATTTTATTCTTGTTGACGAAAATTTCAGTTTCATAGTGGATATTAATAATACGAAAGAACTTGATGCCCTTATAAGTTCTCCAGCTACAT tttttgttgATCAAATTCAAGGTGCAATGGACAAATCTCTTTATCCACAAATGCAACTGAATACCCAATTACATTTAATCCCGCCGATCAAATCATTCGATAGCATTGTCAGCATGTATGAAGctatgaacaataaaaaactagaaatatcagaaaataagAAAGGCAAGAATAAAG GTAGTGCTAAAGGCGCAGAGAAACCGAAAACGGAGAAACTTGTTCGTAAAGAATccaaaaaacttataaaaacttCCCTATCAAAAACATCTTCTTCTTTGGAAACTAACACTGAATCAGTTGAAGTTGAAACCACATACGAACCCACTGCTTTTGGAATGTGTTGTTTGGACTTTCTACCATTGTTTTATG gTAATAAACAATTCACTCAAGCATTATTGATCAAACCTTTGGATCATTATTTTGACGATAGAATGTTATCATTCAAAGCCCATCCAAAAGTGTTAGTGACGGTTTCTATAGACGAAGATTTAGAATTGAGAGATCccacttttttgaattttacattAGAAACTTTATTCAATACGCCGTTAGTCATGTCCGAAGACATGGATTATTGGGCTTGCGTTATGCTACCCATGCATACTGGC